One Hippopotamus amphibius kiboko isolate mHipAmp2 chromosome 12, mHipAmp2.hap2, whole genome shotgun sequence genomic window, aaaagaagtattcAATGGAAAACTAATTTTACATTAGAGaaactgtttaaaagaaaaaaatgcccatAAGTCATCTAACCAATAGagaaatcatttctatttttcactATTGTGTCAATCTTTGTTCATACACACATAAACTTGATTTTTGTGCGGTGTCATGAGCTAGATAGTTTGCAGAAGCGTTTGTTTCATTTAACCAACTTCATAAATGAATAAGGGAAGGCTTAAAGAAACTGAGTAACTTTTCCCAGGTGATACCATTAGAACGTTTGAGCCAAGACTGAAACGAAGGTTAGTACTCTAAAACTAGTGCTCTTTCCACTTTAATAGCAGCTGTCACAGAACTGTAGAGACCACTGTATCAGAGCCAAGGAATACTTAGATATAATTTAGGTGAACTCCCTGCTAATGCAGTTGCTCATGGCCCCAAAACCACACAAAACTCATCTGTAACCATCAGTTTAAAACAGTAAGTGTGGTGCACTAGGATGCATACCAGACTAGCTGGAACATCTGGGCTAATCCCAACCTTGACTTCACTTTGCTATGAGACTTTAGGCAATGCATTCCcctcattcataaaatattatcCTGGCATACTGTGAGTCTATGATCTTACTGTTCTAAGAAGGAATCACTTTCCCATGGGCCTCCCAGCCCTTAACCATAGAGGGTTTTCCAGGCTTTGCCACTGGGGCTATTCTCCTTGTTCTGACTCTAGAACTTACCTGATTTTCAAGTgcatgatatattattattattacatgagTGATGAAGTACGGTAAAGGAGTAGAGATCAGGGCAAGACAGTGCTAATAATTAGAAAAGAAGGTCAAGTAAGGAGACTGTATCTGAGAAGACACTTCCTTATCTGAGTTTTCCATTTTAGTCTATAGGTAAGAAGGTATACACTCTTTGAGAATGACTCAGATTAATGTCTCACCAAGTGGAGGaatcattcatttcttttgaggGACAGAATCTCTAAGCAACCATGAAAAATGTCAGTATCATCACTGAGTTTGTCCTTCTGGGATTGTCCAGTGACCCCCAGATCCAGACCATGCTCTTTGTGTTGTTCCTGGGGATTTACCTCCTGACATGGGCGGGGAACACAGCGATGATCCTCATCATCGGGGCTGATTCTTggctccacacacccatgtatttcttccttggaCACCTATCCTTCCTGGATCTCAGTTTCTCCTCAGTCACTGTGCCCAAGATGCTACAGAACTTCTTGTCTCAAAAGGAAAGCATCTCAGTGTGGGGCTGCATCACGCAGAGtttctttttcactctctctGGGGGAACAGAAGCCTGTCTTCTCTCCGCCagggcctatgaccgctatgttgcTATCTGCCACCCTCTGGTCTACACTATGGTCATAGACAGACCTCTGTGCACGGGGATTGTGAGCACAGCTTGGGCAGTGGGATTTTTGCTTTCCTTGATGAATAGTCTTTTCATCCACAAGTTACATTTCTGTGGTTCCAACATCATCCCCCACTTCAGTTGTGAGCTACCTCCACTCTTCACTCTGTCCTGTACTGATCCCACTGTCAATGAGATTCTTCTAGCTGTGTCATGTGCATTTCTAGGGCTGCTGACACTTCCCCCGATCCTCTTCTCTTACTCCAGAATCATTTCTGCCGTACTGAGTATCCGTTTGTCTAAGGGCCAAGgcaaggccttctccacctgctcctcccacctcactgTGGTGCTCTTGTTCTATGCAACGGCTCTATTCAGGTACACGAGCCCTGACTCAGGCTCAGTGTTGGAGCGAGTGGTCTCCATTCAGTACAGTGTGATCACATCCTTGCTGAACCCCCTTATCTACAGCCTCAAGAACCAGGAGGTGAAAGCAGCCTTACAGAGAATGCTGAGGCAACATAAGTGTGCCATAGGGTAAGAAAAAGCTATGTGATTCTGCTcaggaaatagaaaatttatcTCTAAAGGAGAAAGATTTTTATAGGCACAGAGCATTTGGATTTCACTGAAATTGGATTTCAATTAAATTCAAGTATTTGTTTGGATCTGGAAGTAAATAAACTGCCAAAAACAATAGAGGCTGGGGGAAAAGAGTTTGATGTACAGGCTCCTATCCAGCAGCGCTTTGCAAAATaatctgagagagagagactttggCTCCATGTGAGGAGACAGCAGAGCTGGCTGACACAGATGAAGTATACTGAAGCAGAACAGGGTCTCTGGCCAAAATGCTGACCTTGTCTTGACATTTTCACAAAGGTACATAATAAAGAAAGGAGCCTacaacaaagaagaaatcaaatgtaAATAATACTCCAGAATGGAGACAGTCAGAGCCATTCATTCACCAGACCTGGTAGTATTCACTGGCATCAAATGGCCAGCGTACCTGCATAGGctgatgtgatggttaattttatgtgtcaacttgactggattaagggatgcccagatagctggcaAAACaatatttctgggtgtgtctatgagggtgtttccagaagagattagcatttgaatcagcagACCTAGTAAAAAAGATTGCCCACAACAATGTCATGGGTATCATCCAACTGTTGAGGGCTCATATAGAACAAAACAGGGTGAATTTGCTTTCTCTGCCCTTAGACATTGATGCTTCTGGTTCTTGGGCCTTCAGACTAAGAGTGGGACTGCTATCActggctcccctggttctcaagCCTTAGGGTTTAGACTGgaattacaccactggctttcctacGCCTTCATTGCACAGATGGCAGatctcagcctccataactgtgtgaGCCAATCCCACATAATAAACCtcttatatatatctatacatatgtatattctgttagttctgtttttctggagaactgtGACCAACATGACAgggaaaagtgagaaaaaaaattaaatgattgtCAGATTGGAAATCAGTATATCATGCCTATTTGATTTTTCCTAAGCTCTCCTGCCCAaggtcttatgtttaaaaaatatagcatGTACATTTGATCCAGGTACATATTGTCTAATAGTATATGGAGTGGGGGGGGGATAGGCATGAATAATTAtaatagtaaaattaaaagatCAATAAGGTACCCTTTTGCATCtatgtaattaataaataaatatataatagcaGCCTATTGAGAaacattaaagaagacctaaataaatggagaataatatACCATGCTTATGGTTGGCAGACTGACTATTGTAAAAAATGTCTATTGTTCCcaaatcatttatatatttagtataatttcaataaaaatttcagaacaattttttattaatttgaaaactTAATTCCAAAATTTATGCAGGAAGGAACAGGGTTCTTGTAGCAGAGTGGTGTATATCCCTGTGCTGGTAATGTACTGTTCcttaacctttaaaatttttttcttatatactgGTCACATAGATCTttgctttataattatttgttaaattgtACATATATGTTGCATGCACTTTTCAGTACATatggtatattttaatttcttgaataaACTGTAAACAACAAAATAAGTGGTGAAATACCAAAGTAATTTCTATTAAAACCAGAAACTGGGCAGAGATGCCTGTTTTCTCCACTATTTCCTAACATTGTTTTGAAAGTTATAACTAAGGTAATAAGACATGAAGatgaaatacttaaaataattataaaatactaaaaCTTATTTTGTATGCATATGATATGATTATATTCTTGGACTCAATAGGCTGGGGTGTGGAGGCAGGGAAGAATGAGAATTAATAAGAGAGATTAAGTTggcaacacaaaaaataaatacacaaaaatagtCTTTCACTATCCTATCAATAACCAATTTgaactgaaaatggaaaaaaatctattcacaTTAGCGAGAAAATCCTAAAATAACTAGTAATAAAATTAACCAGAAAAGGTACAAGATTTATATGACTAAAACTGTATTTAGTGTCATAAAACAAGATCTgaataaaaatttctgaaagaaaaagtttttataGAATTACTATCCTTTTAAACTTGATTAAATTCAACAGTAAAATCATCTGGACCTTGGGTTTCCTTCTGATTTATGGttacaaattcaatttatttagttGATATTCTGTGCTACTGtggttttctatgttttcttataatttggtaatgtgtctttcaaagaatttgtccacTTCATCTACATTGTCAAATGCGTTGGCATAAAATCATTCATAACATTCTCTTATTCGCTTTTAAGTCTATGAAGAATCTATAGTGATACACTCTTTTATTCCTGATACTGATAATTTgacttttcactttttctcttaATCAATCTAATGGAGAtttattgacttaaaaaaaacagtttttggtttaattcattttcttgttttttgtttgtttcttattttgttgaCTTCAacttttcattattgtttctttatatttattttcagtctaagTTGATTTTTTCTCACTTCTTAAGATGGATTTTAGATCTTAATTCTTTTCTAACATAAGCATTTAATTTCCCTTTAAGTATTAATTTAGCTGTATCCCACAAATGTTGATGTTTTCATGttcattcagttaaaaaataatttactatttcctttgtggtttttttctttgaccccTGGGTTATTTGAAAGTGTGTTGTTTGATATTTAACTATTTCAGGATTTTCCAGATACAGTACTTTCAATTATTGACTTATAATTTAGTTTCATCATGATCAATTTCCTTAATGGTTCAGCATAGTTCTAGCTTGAGACTGTGccatgtgtattctgctgttgttggatggagtgttctataaatatctattaaagttTATTGATAGTGTTACTCAAGTCTTCTAtagccttactgattttctgtctactttttctatcaattactgaaaaaggagaattaaaatAACCAAGTATcatgaatttgcctatttcttctttcagttccctcagtttttccttcattattttgaagctctgttgtgTCTTCTTGGAAAATTGATCTTGTTATTATTATGAAGTGTCCTTATTTATCCCTAGTTTAGGcttgttctgaagtctactttacCCAATACTATGACTTGTTGTAAAGTCTACTTTGCCTTAGATTTCGATAACACCTTCTGCTTTCATACAATTGTACATAATGTTATATCCTTTCCCaatcttttacttttaaattaaggtaAAGGCTTCCATTGCTGATGAGAGTGTGCACACATACAGGGAACAGGGCTGACTTGAACTCCAGACCTGCCTCTGACCAGGGCAAAAGAAACTATTTCCAGTACGTGCCCCTGCTCACATTTGGGAGGAGCAAAACTACCTCCAGGGTGGAGACCACCAAAGCCTGTAGGAGCAAAACCAGCTCAATAGTGTGGCACTAGACACTGTGGCCCCAACCCAGCCTCTAACTAAGGCAAGCACACTGGGGAAAAAGTGAAACCAGCATATGAGTGCAGTCCCTCAGGCCTCAGCCATGACCCTAACCAAGGCAAAGACTACTATCACACCCAGGAGAAATACAACTCCCTCAGGGCTCCCACTCCAGCACGTTGGGCCCCAACCTGCCTCCAACAGGGTGGTAATAGCCATAAAGCACAGGAAGAATCCTGGTCACACTTGCCCCTGGCTCTAGCTCCTTCAACTCCATCCCTACTTCCCACACCAAGGTCACGGCTGCCAGCAGAACCCAGGGTAAGAGGCAGCCCATGTTCACTttagatccagctctcccaccaaagccactgggcacatgcaGACTACATAGGAATGCTCCTACACAAGGAAGTGACTTCAAGACTAAGATAGGTAAATGCttcacctaatttcataaagacacaaaaagttaaaaacaaaatgagaagacaaaagaatatatttcaaacaaaagaacaacaaaaaaaaaccctaatgaaacaaagtaatttacctgataaaaagTTCAAACAATAGtgataagaatgctaactgaacttgggaaaagaataaataaacacagaaagaattttaacaaagaactagaaaatatatatataaaaaaaagagccagtcagagctgaagaatacaataaccaaaacaaacaaacaaacaaacaaaaatactagagggaattaacagcagattaaatgatacagaacacacaagtgatctggaagatagaatattggaaataacctaatcagaagagcaaaaagaaaaacaaattaaaataaaataaggacagtttaagggacctctatGACAACATCAAACATACaccaagaaggagagagaaaaaaaaggggtagaaaatgtatttgacaaaattacagctgaaaacttcctgaacctaaagaaagaaacagatgtccaggaacagaaagcaaagagagtcccaaacaagatgaaaccAAAAAGAcccacaccaaaacatatcataattaaaatgccaaaaactaaagagataattttaaagacagcaagagaaaaacaaaaggtcacatacaagggaacccccttaaggctatcagctgacttttctgcagaaactttgcaggccaaaagggagcagaataatatatttaaagtgctgaaagggaaaaacctttcatccagacagaaaaatcaataagaaaacaatggccttaaatgacatattagaccagttggacttaacagatatctagaggacattccatccaaaaacagcaaaatacatattcttttcaagttcacatggaacttTCTCTGGGACACCTCACATGCTAGGTCACAAAgtaagtctcaacaaatttaacagGACAGAAATTAcatcaagcatattttccaacTACAATCgcattaaactagaaatcaatcacaggaagaaaaatggaaaaaacacaaacacgtgaagactaaacaatatgctactaaaaatcCAGTGGGTCAgtgaagatatcaaagaggaaattagaaaataccttgagacaaatgaaaataaaaacacaagtttCCAagtctatgggatgtagcaaaagcagttctaagagggaaattcacAGTGATATGAGcatacctaaagaaacaagaaaaatctcaaacaacttaAACTACCaacaaaaggaattagaaaacgaagaaaaaacaaagcccaaagtcaggtaaaggaagaaaataataaagatcagagaggaaataaataaaatagagaccaaaaaaatggaatcaagcaatgaaaccaagagctgattctttgtaaagagaaacaaaattgataagcctctatccaggctcatcaagaaaaaaacaagagagggcccaaataaaataagaaatgaaagaggagaaattacaaccaacATCACAGAGATACAAATGCTACAAACAATGTAGTattcataagagaatactaccaacagttacatgccaacaaattggacatactggaagaaatggatagattcctagaagtacACAATCTTCCAGAacttaaccaggaagaaatagataatctaaACAGACTGATAACtggtactgaaattgaatcagtaatgaaaaaactcccaagaaacaaaactCCAGAACCAGACAGATTCACAGAAGAAATCTACAAGCATATAAAGAAAAGCTAATACCTATACTTCTCGAACTATTCAAAAAAAACTAGAGATGACAGAGCACTACCAAATTCATTCCATGAGGttagcattactctgataccacaatcagacaaagacactacaaaaaaaaaaagaaagaaagaaaattataggccaatatccatgattaatatatacacaaaaatcttcaacaatatattagcaaactgaattcaacaatatgtaaaacaaattatacactgtgatgaagtgggatttattccaaggatgcaaCCATGGtttaatattcacaaatcaatcaatgtgatacaccacattaacaaagaaaggattaaaatcacatgatcatctcaattgacacaggaaaagcatttggcaaaattcaacattgatcctgataaaaaccctcaacaaagttggtatagagggaacatatctcaacatataataaagtccatttatgacaaaaccaaggctaacatcatgctcaatggtgaaaggctgaaagcttttcctctaaaatcaggaacaagacaagcatgccCAGTCTCATCATTGctatttaatatagtattggaagtcctagccacagcaatcagacaagaaaaagaaattaatgtcaTCCAAgttagaagggaagaaataaaactataactatttgcagatggcatgatactaaatatagaaaaccctaaagtttctaccaaaataatttagaactaataaatgaatttagtaaagttgcaggatacaaaattaatatacagaaatcattgCTTCTCTATatgctaataatgaactatcaaaaacagaaagcaacaaaacaatcccattcaaaatcgcatcaaaaagaatgaaatacctagaaataaacttaaccaaggaggtgaaagacctgtactctgaaaaacATATGACATTGATGAGGGAaagtgaagatgatacaaagaaatggagagatatcccatgttcatgaattacaattagagaaagtaaaactgttaaaatggccatattacccaaaacaatctacagacttattgcaattcctaccaaaatacccatgacatttttcacagaactagaacaaacaattctaaaatttatagggAACCACAAaggatcctgaatagccaaagcaatcttgagaaagaagaacaaaactggaggtatcactctccctgacttcagactataatacaatagtaatcaaaacagtatggtacaagcACAAGCacagacacagatcaatggaacagaatagaaagtccaaaaataaacccacacatttatggtcaattaatctatgataaacatggaaaaaatatacaatgggaaaaagtctcttcaatatctggtgctgggaaaactggacagctacatgtaaaagaatgaaatcagaatgttTTCTCATAccacatagaaaaataaacacaaaatggattaaaggccaaAATGTGAGaccagaaatcataaaactcctagaggaaaacataggcagtacatcCTTTGACATAAGTCTTAGCAATGTTTTTTCGGATCTGTCTCCTTAGGCaagaagaacaaaagcaaaaataaacaaatgaggcctGATGTTTAAtcagaagcttttgcacagcaaaggaagccatcgaAAAATAAAAGGACAACCTACTGAATTGGGTGGAAATATTTGCATTGGTATGTCTGATACAGGGTAATATCCAAAAGTTATAAAGAGCTcgtacaactcaatatcaaaaaaaaaacctaattaaaaatgggcagattgcctaaatagatatttttccaaagaagatatacagatggccaacaggcacatgaaaagatgctcaacatcactaatcattagggaattgcaaattaaaagcacgagttattatctcacacctgtcagaatggcaatcatgaaaaagacaacaaataataaatgttggtgagaatgtggagaaaaggaagccctaGTACACTGTGGTGGGAATGTacactggtacagccactgtggaaacagtatggagtttcttcaaaaattaaaaatagaactatcacatgatccagcaattccactcctggttatatatccaaagaaaatgaaaaaacactaatttgaaaagatatatgcaccgcagtattcatagcagcatattcacaatagctaagatatagaagcaactaagtgtccatcaatggacagatgaatggacaaagaagctgtgagatatatatatatgcacacacaatggcatattagtcagccataaaaaaaaattaaaatttgccatttgcaacaacatggatggacctgaagagcATTATGCTTGGTGATGtgagtcagagaaacacaaatagtgtatgttttcatttatatatgaaatcttaaaaataaaatgaatgaatgaataaataaaacagaaacatactcagaGGtatggagaacaaattagtggttaccagtggggcgAGGGGTAAGGAGAGAGGTAAGatggggaaggggattaagaggtatgaaCTAGTAGGTATAAAATACATAGGCAACacagatatattgtacagcacagggaatgtagcTAATATATTATAATTACTTCAAGTggggtataatctataaaaatattgaatcactgttgtatacctgaaactaatataatattgtaaatcaactatacttcaattaaaaaaaacaattaagaaactaTACAATGTCAATGAGAAATCTGCTTTGAGTAAGTTTTTGTACTATAAAATAACGGCAATTTGAGATTACACCACTTTGAAGCTGTCCAAGTGTAACATGATATTTCACAAGTGCCGGAaattcctggcagtccagtggttaagactccgtgcttccactgcagggggcctgggttccatccctggtcagggaactaagatgtcacaagcctcacagcacagccaaacaacaacaacagcaaaaacaaaacaagtgctGTCTTGACCCAGTCTTGCTGCCATTACTGAAACTCTCTATTCCCCTTAATCTGCAATTTGTCAAACCCCCATTCCAACTATTTCCCTTATCAGGCTCTAACACTCCTgggttataatacatataaaccCAGGCCCCCTTCTCCATACCTATACCCAGGGACAGCCCATTCTTTCTTAGGCCTGAAGAATTACTCAAAATACCCAATACCCTGGAAGCCTATGAAACCTAGCTACTCCATCCTGTTTGCCATACATAAACATTTCCTGCA contains:
- the LOC130834103 gene encoding olfactory receptor 8S1-like, which codes for MKNVSIITEFVLLGLSSDPQIQTMLFVLFLGIYLLTWAGNTAMILIIGADSWLHTPMYFFLGHLSFLDLSFSSVTVPKMLQNFLSQKESISVWGCITQSFFFTLSGGTEACLLSARAYDRYVAICHPLVYTMVIDRPLCTGIVSTAWAVGFLLSLMNSLFIHKLHFCGSNIIPHFSCELPPLFTLSCTDPTVNEILLAVSCAFLGLLTLPPILFSYSRIISAVLSIRLSKGQGKAFSTCSSHLTVVLLFYATALFRYTSPDSGSVLERVVSIQYSVITSLLNPLIYSLKNQEVKAALQRMLRQHKCAIG